A window from Exiguobacterium marinum DSM 16307 encodes these proteins:
- a CDS encoding murein hydrolase activator EnvC family protein, whose amino-acid sequence MKRSLALGLCVSLLAMPVMATEKDTLKARQDRLSNELEESKNAQAETDAELEVTEAERDAVKTEIHVVDDRLNDLSEQIAIQQHEVDTARGELETTRQQLSVQEKYLEDQKELLNERLRVLQVHEDTSYLQVIFESRSFGDFVTRVMTARTIAEQDRELIHNYMSEMERLESLESTQRTQLSFIKQKERELVITKQDLDRTAEKKRDLLVELNEQVEQLELEKMTRSEEQAVMAEQNRIISEQLEAIAIAEREAAEAAERAKQEAEKRAAEERARAEAEARESESEVKEAPEVTVPPETPTNVSTSNGFVRPVSGYVSSPFGPRNNPLTGVSEIHKGIDLVNASGTPIVASAPGVVIKAAPATGYGNVVFVSHVMNGEVWTTVYAHLNAITVGAGQQVAAGQTVGTLGNTGWSTGPHLHFELHRGKWAPGQPNAIDPAPYIGY is encoded by the coding sequence ATGAAACGTTCGCTTGCGCTAGGGTTGTGTGTATCATTACTTGCCATGCCTGTCATGGCGACAGAGAAAGACACGTTAAAAGCTCGACAAGATCGATTGTCCAATGAGTTGGAGGAATCGAAAAATGCGCAGGCTGAAACGGATGCCGAGCTTGAGGTCACAGAGGCAGAGCGTGATGCTGTAAAGACAGAAATTCACGTCGTCGATGATCGGTTGAATGATTTAAGCGAACAAATCGCGATTCAACAACACGAAGTCGACACGGCCCGTGGAGAGCTCGAGACGACCCGCCAACAACTTTCTGTTCAAGAAAAATACTTGGAAGACCAGAAGGAACTTTTAAACGAGCGCCTTCGTGTCTTGCAAGTACATGAAGATACGTCCTATCTACAAGTCATTTTTGAGTCCCGCTCTTTCGGCGATTTCGTGACACGGGTCATGACGGCCCGCACAATCGCTGAACAGGACCGGGAGCTCATACATAATTATATGAGTGAGATGGAACGCCTAGAGTCGCTTGAGTCGACGCAACGTACCCAACTCTCGTTCATCAAGCAAAAAGAGCGTGAGCTCGTCATCACGAAGCAAGACCTCGACCGTACAGCCGAGAAAAAGCGTGATCTGTTGGTCGAACTGAACGAACAAGTCGAGCAACTCGAACTTGAGAAGATGACACGCAGTGAAGAACAGGCCGTCATGGCCGAACAGAATCGAATCATCAGCGAACAGCTCGAAGCGATTGCGATTGCTGAGCGAGAAGCCGCTGAGGCGGCCGAACGTGCCAAACAGGAAGCTGAAAAGCGTGCTGCCGAAGAACGAGCAAGAGCCGAGGCGGAAGCGCGTGAGTCAGAATCGGAAGTGAAAGAGGCGCCTGAGGTGACGGTACCACCTGAAACACCGACGAACGTTTCAACGTCGAACGGATTCGTCCGCCCTGTGTCAGGATATGTGTCGAGCCCGTTTGGTCCTCGAAACAATCCTTTGACAGGTGTCTCGGAGATTCATAAGGGAATCGACCTCGTCAATGCTTCAGGGACACCGATTGTTGCGAGTGCACCAGGTGTCGTCATCAAAGCGGCACCGGCGACCGGATATGGGAATGTCGTGTTTGTTTCACATGTTATGAATGGAGAGGTTTGGACGACCGTCTACGCTCATCTGAATGCAATCACGGTCGGTGCCGGACAACAGGTAGCGGCAGGACAGACAGTCGGGACGCTCGGTAACACGGGTTGGTCGACCGGACCGCATCTCCATTTTGAGTTACATCGAGGGAAATGGGCGCCGGGACAGCCGAATGCGATTGACCCAGCCCCGTATATTGGCTATTAA
- a CDS encoding S41 family peptidase, whose amino-acid sequence MKNSTAGLLAGTTFVAGAGAGLATMAFTDTSLPIQTNAEGWDKVDQVRDLIEAHSLQDISEDDLLTGALDGMTAALNDPYSDFLDAEETSQFTDSIESSFEGIGATLEKKGEDILIVAPIKGAPAEEAGLRPGDIITAVDGESIEGMDVQEAVQLIRGEKGTTVTLTIRRGSQTADYEITRDTIPIETVFSEVKEIDGKKIGYLQVTQFSEPTADEFLEQLEQLEADDIDSLIIDVRGNPGGLLPAVIEMSEGFVPTSKPVVQIENADGDRDAQNGRAREAKPYDLFVLTDEGSASASEILTGAMKEGAGATIIGTKTFGKGVVQTAFDLEDGSNLKLTTSKWLTPDGNWINKKGIEPDIEVKQPDFFNVTRVLTEEESLKVGDYGDSVSNLHNILTGIGYEPGGQPGYYGDTMAEAVKAFQADQNLTASGTVDEETASALESKLLEAIQDEENDAQLNRALEEAAK is encoded by the coding sequence GTGAAAAATTCAACCGCAGGACTACTCGCTGGCACAACGTTCGTGGCTGGGGCCGGTGCAGGCCTTGCGACGATGGCATTTACAGACACTTCTCTTCCGATTCAAACGAATGCGGAAGGCTGGGATAAAGTCGATCAAGTACGTGATTTGATTGAGGCGCATTCGTTACAAGACATCTCAGAAGATGACTTATTGACAGGCGCGCTCGACGGTATGACCGCAGCACTGAACGATCCGTACTCTGACTTCTTAGACGCAGAAGAAACATCACAATTTACCGACTCGATTGAATCGAGTTTTGAAGGAATTGGCGCAACTTTGGAGAAGAAAGGAGAAGACATCTTAATTGTCGCTCCAATCAAAGGCGCTCCGGCCGAAGAAGCAGGACTTCGCCCGGGCGACATCATCACAGCGGTCGACGGTGAGTCGATTGAGGGGATGGATGTACAGGAAGCCGTCCAGCTGATTCGAGGAGAGAAAGGGACGACGGTCACGCTGACGATTCGCCGTGGCAGTCAGACGGCGGACTATGAAATCACACGTGACACGATTCCGATTGAGACCGTGTTCTCTGAAGTGAAAGAAATAGATGGTAAAAAGATTGGCTACCTTCAAGTTACTCAATTTTCAGAACCGACAGCCGATGAGTTTCTCGAGCAACTCGAGCAACTTGAAGCAGACGACATCGATAGCTTGATCATCGACGTTCGTGGAAATCCGGGGGGTCTCTTACCTGCCGTCATCGAGATGTCTGAAGGGTTCGTCCCGACATCGAAACCGGTCGTCCAAATCGAAAATGCGGACGGGGACCGTGACGCTCAAAATGGTCGTGCCCGTGAAGCAAAACCGTATGACCTCTTCGTCTTGACGGATGAAGGCTCTGCTTCGGCATCCGAGATTTTGACAGGTGCGATGAAAGAAGGGGCCGGTGCGACAATCATTGGCACGAAGACGTTCGGGAAAGGTGTCGTGCAGACGGCGTTCGATTTAGAAGACGGCAGTAACTTGAAGTTGACGACGAGCAAATGGCTCACACCGGACGGGAACTGGATCAACAAAAAAGGGATCGAGCCGGACATCGAAGTGAAGCAACCGGATTTCTTCAATGTAACCCGCGTGCTAACAGAAGAAGAGTCATTAAAAGTCGGGGACTATGGCGACTCCGTGTCGAACTTGCACAATATTTTAACTGGAATCGGCTATGAGCCAGGCGGTCAACCCGGATATTACGGCGATACGATGGCAGAGGCCGTAAAAGCGTTCCAGGCAGACCAAAATCTCACGGCTTCAGGTACAGTCGATGAAGAGACAGCCTCGGCACTCGAATCGAAGCTACTCGAGGCGATTCAAGATGAGGAAAACGATGCTCAACTGAATCGAGCGCTAGAAGAAGCCGCAAAATAA
- the ftsX gene encoding permease-like cell division protein FtsX, protein MMFKAGLRHLREGFKGTLRNGWMSFAAISAVTITLLLVGVFALVMFNVNEISDNVENDVEIQVFITRTADESSVEKLGQNIEQVPGVSKVTFSSKEDELAKFQNQLGDDAAAYGTVEKDNPLHARYIVKAQDPTELEEVAKSVESFDNVDDVKYGKDYIDKMFAFFNGIRIGGLALIVGLTLMAMFLISNTIKMTIFSRRREIEIMRLVGAKNSFIRWPFFIEGLVLGMLGALVPILVIYFGYDVAYSALQPSLDQLNSDIFKLIDPSTLTVQVSLVLLALGAFIGIWGSTTSLGRFLKI, encoded by the coding sequence ATGATGTTTAAGGCTGGATTGCGCCATTTGCGTGAAGGGTTCAAAGGAACGCTTCGAAATGGATGGATGTCGTTCGCGGCAATTAGTGCCGTGACGATCACCTTGTTACTTGTCGGTGTATTTGCACTCGTCATGTTCAATGTAAATGAAATCTCAGACAATGTAGAGAACGATGTCGAGATTCAAGTGTTCATCACCCGTACGGCGGATGAGAGCTCAGTCGAGAAACTCGGACAGAATATTGAACAGGTACCGGGTGTGTCGAAGGTTACGTTCAGTTCGAAAGAAGATGAATTGGCCAAGTTCCAAAACCAACTTGGGGACGATGCGGCTGCTTATGGCACGGTTGAAAAAGACAACCCGCTCCACGCCCGTTATATCGTCAAAGCCCAAGACCCAACAGAACTAGAGGAAGTTGCAAAATCGGTCGAATCATTCGATAACGTCGACGATGTGAAATACGGAAAAGACTACATTGATAAAATGTTCGCCTTCTTCAACGGGATTCGCATCGGTGGACTCGCGTTGATTGTCGGATTGACATTGATGGCGATGTTCTTGATCTCGAATACGATTAAAATGACCATTTTCTCACGTCGCCGCGAGATTGAGATCATGCGACTCGTCGGAGCGAAGAACAGCTTCATCCGCTGGCCATTTTTCATTGAAGGATTGGTTCTCGGAATGCTTGGGGCTCTTGTCCCGATTCTTGTCATTTATTTCGGATATGACGTCGCATATAGTGCTTTACAACCATCGCTTGATCAATTGAATAGTGATATATTTAAGTTGATTGATCCATCGACGCTCACAGTCCAAGTATCGCTTGTCTTACTTGCACTCGGTGCGTTCATCGGGATCTGGGGATCGACGACATCGCTCGGTCGTTTCTTGAAAATCTAA
- a CDS encoding PDZ domain-containing protein codes for MSVTALLTLLGSPLFWVTLVALTYISMTRVKRERAMFRSRRRSPKSEWKHFIWPSLLLAVLSSTATILLETTITFEWAVSFTILYTLVVLAMHPRFFNPVLPLLIIFGVVMLRDIVAYGAFSDWVRELARVDWTVYALTFGLVTLAEAILLRWDGPKETSPTLILSKRGQFIGGHVVKRVWFFPLVVFLPPMFGLDLPMIPIILPIPIGVSLLSTGALPGTLLARLSNYRAMLALIALILFGISYTWEIPYIDYVLITLFVLYELGLQWIKRENRGTTPVFINGNRGAVIVDTLPNSPGEAMQLIPGESIYKVNGTVITGGHSFYEALQQHKPYIKLEVLNLNGDIRFVQRAMYETDPHELGILFVGEPTSPRVRLRKL; via the coding sequence ATGAGTGTTACGGCTTTATTGACGTTGTTAGGTAGTCCACTGTTTTGGGTGACGCTCGTCGCCCTTACGTACATATCAATGACCCGAGTCAAACGGGAACGGGCCATGTTTCGTTCGAGACGCCGCTCACCAAAGTCGGAATGGAAGCATTTCATCTGGCCGAGTCTCCTGCTGGCGGTCCTCTCATCAACCGCAACGATTTTACTGGAGACGACCATCACATTTGAATGGGCAGTTTCGTTTACAATTCTTTACACGCTTGTCGTCTTGGCGATGCATCCGCGATTCTTTAACCCAGTGTTGCCGCTCCTCATTATATTCGGTGTCGTCATGTTACGTGATATTGTCGCATATGGGGCATTCAGTGATTGGGTGAGAGAGCTTGCCCGAGTCGATTGGACGGTCTATGCATTGACGTTCGGGCTCGTCACACTCGCGGAAGCGATTCTCCTACGATGGGATGGACCAAAAGAGACGTCACCGACACTAATCTTGTCCAAACGTGGGCAGTTCATCGGAGGACACGTCGTCAAACGGGTTTGGTTTTTCCCGCTCGTTGTCTTTTTACCGCCGATGTTCGGTCTTGATTTGCCGATGATCCCAATCATTCTGCCGATTCCGATTGGGGTCAGTTTACTGTCGACCGGTGCCTTGCCGGGGACACTTCTCGCACGGTTGAGTAACTATCGTGCGATGCTCGCATTGATCGCCCTTATTTTGTTCGGTATATCCTATACGTGGGAGATTCCGTATATCGACTATGTATTGATTACACTATTCGTTCTCTATGAACTCGGATTACAGTGGATCAAACGAGAAAATCGTGGCACGACACCTGTCTTTATCAATGGCAATCGCGGGGCGGTCATCGTTGACACGCTCCCGAATTCACCGGGGGAAGCGATGCAACTCATCCCGGGTGAATCCATCTACAAAGTCAATGGAACAGTCATCACGGGAGGACATAGTTTCTATGAGGCGCTCCAGCAACATAAACCTTATATTAAGCTCGAAGTGTTGAACTTGAACGGTGATATCCGATTCGTTCAACGGGCGATGTATGAGACCGATCCGCATGAACTTGGCATCTTGTTCGTCGGGGAACCGACGAGTCCGCGTGTCCGTCTTCGCAAACTGTGA